GATATAATAATTAAACTTAATTTGGTATGTTCATAATCTACAAGCACTTTGGTACCCCAGTTCCccaaaggagtaatccctgagtactgtcagttgTGGGCCAAAACAGCAAAAACACGAAAGAAAACACTAGCAGAGTTACAGTATAGAAATCTAGATGGcgataacaaagaaaaaaatctcatgtcTTATTGTTTAAAACTAAAAGCATAGctttaaataatttcaaagttGATACTGAGGTTCCACCTTTCTGTAAAACGGTCCCCCAGTGaaagctcttatttctttttagaatatCTTAGAACAAAGAAGCATAGTAATGTCAATCTCTGATCCTTCCCGTGGGCAGTCTGGAGGAAGGTGTTTTTCTTCTTAACAATGTTGGAAACAGATGCAAATAAATAGCATTTCCCCGGGAAGCAAAATCAATCTTCACAAGCTCCGTGTTGCTGACCAGCAGTGCTGCACATTTAAAATGGTGTTGAATGAGAGCAGGGTCATTCCTCTACCACTTCCCTGTGGCGAAGAGCTGGCTCTTTCACATTCCCTGTTAGAATTTCTCTCTGGTCAGCATCTCCCTTTGAGTTATTCCAAGTTGCTTGTCTCCATGATCTAAAATTGGGATCAAGCATACTTCTTTAATAATAGGATACATTCTTGTGGTGTTCTTGACACAGTCATTCCTGTATTCTGGTGCTGAAATCCCCCTGCAGAAACTGCAAACATATCAACTATGTTCTTCTAAACAAGTCAAGACTGGTGAAATAGAGGCATTACTTGTGCCATGCTGCTCACTACTGTATGGGTACATAGGTTAATGGCGACCTTTAGCACACTCTGCTATTGCGTCTGCCTTTCCAACGTCACCGACTTGCTTCTTTAGGGACAGAAACTCATTATTGGGCTCTGGTTGATTTGCGAACTGTCCTTGATTCTTGACGCCACCTGCCACAGGACAAAGGACTAGCCTTTGGATACTTATTGCCATGCTTACAGGATATTAAGCATCCAATAAGATTGTcagatttatcatttatttttctttatatatgtatgtaaatatatatgtgtatatatacatatatgtcacACCCAACCTTTTTATAAAGATGCCCTAAAGCAATCCCAACTGATTTCTTCTCACCTCATGGACCACTTTCTCTCTGTGCATAAGACCATGAATTATCAGACATACTGTGTAGATTTAAACTTCAGTTATATATAaagaatgttttacttttttaattacaTGTATGTGTAACAGGACATAGTGATTTCTAAGCTATTGTCAAATGGGAGAAATCACattcaaaacatttctttttggaTAACACTGAGTAGTATTAAAAATCAAGCCTTTCAAACATGGCATAATTAGGCATTTAAGTGGTGTTAATGAATTTTAGAATCTTTTGGATGTCTTATTATGAATTAGCATTATTGACATAGATAATTaaactgattaaaaaatcagcaggGCTTTTCTTCTTGGCTTGGGGTTCTCCATAAAGCATACTTTCCttttcttgctttaaaaaaatgtcattagCTCTGTTTAGTTCTACATATGAAAATtagaatggaaagagaaaaactacaattaaaaataaaagctaagctCTCCTATTTTCTCAGAATTTAATGAACATCTGGTGCTTTTGAAATCCATTATAgcattatatttatttgaaagtaagattggaaggagaaaaaagaaatccaagtgATAAGATAAATCAATAGAAGATATACATGCATTATAGCTAGAGATAGATTTTACTGATATGATATGCAAATTCATAGAATATTTGATGAAATTCTGCcttcctatattttaataattatgtatGTAACTTATTTTTTAAGAGTCAAagtattgctttatttaattgCTACTATTGAGGTTAGATAtcaaattttctaatatttttatttgctttttggtttctgggaatTACAAGgtattgctcaggaattactcctggatctggcctcagaaattactcctgttgatgattaggggaccatataggattctggggatcgaacccagattggccacatgcaagataaactcCCTACTCTCTGTAACCCAACTCTCTGTCCCCCAACATTTTAGCATGATTTAAAGAGATGAAGATCTAAACAAAATCTCTTGTgactatatattctatataaattttgGCACTAATATGAAGACTTAAAATTTATGATCAGCAACATTACTTGTTCTTCTAATTTCCTTTAGAATaataacaattttttgtttaaaataaatttgggttTGGGTACAAAATCTGTTTGTCATGTGTTTAGTGCCTAGGGGTCACTTTCAAGAGCTATTCCAAAGGCCATGTGGTTCTAGAGACTAAACCAGGCCTCCTGTCTACAAATTCTATCTTCTAGTCCTATGAGCTATATCATGACCTGCCATTTCTAATTCAGAATTTGGTGATAGTATATAAGACTTTAACCTTAATTCTGTAGTAAAAAGTAGTTTTACAGGTTATGGGTAGGTGCTTCGGTTGGACGACTTCTGATAAGAATTTGAAAAGTAGCTGCTATTTGGGTACTAGAATTTCTCCAAACAAATGGCACAGCTAAACAAAGTGTTATACAAGTTAAAGCCTGGAATTATACTATGAAAGtatctttacatttttctattgtgccagattttttattttactgaataacAGCTAAATGCTGCACTAttggaaaatattaagaaaagtagTTTCTAAAAGAATTCTTTAGGATTCATGAAGAATATTATATATGCTAAAAGCTGTGATGAGATTTGcttagttatatataatatagaaatactAAATGTTTCTATAATAGAATAACTatggaatacaatataaaaataattatatttgaatgtaatttgataatattttgatGACATTCAGATAGAACAATCACTCTGTTAGAGTTGACAAATCTTTTAATTGACTGGGATAAGCATGCAGTTAACCCCTACAGGATGGCATAAATTACCATTATGTTTACTGAAGAGAGGCAAAATACAAGTATTAAATTCAGTATGTTTcctttccaataaactttattattttaagtctttctagactttaaattttataataacactgtgatttaccaagtaaTTAACAATGCActcatttcaggcattaagtaTTGAATCAATAATTCCTTCACCCACCCATGTgaccttctctccaccagtgtccacaATTTCCCTTCCATCATTCTTGCCTGCACCCTGGAAGACACaatcaaatttatttcatatatttgttaCTATACAAAGGcagatataattataaaaatgtagattAATGAGGATAAATTTGAAATACTTATATAGCATTCAATGtcattactaaaataatttaatcattatTACATTGTGGTGCGTGCTAGTTGAGCATTTCCATGTTACTGTTTAGCTCACTGTGTTTGGTTGTCTTTTATGTAACTTCCCATCAACTTTGCTGTGATACTACTTATCTGTTTCtgctatgaaattttgaggtgtcaaAATTCCATGCAAGTGACAAAACAGTTCAGGCTCTATAGATTTGGATCAAATGCTGGTGGCTTGGCAGCTTAATAAACTTAAATTATGGAGCTGGACCATTTCTGATGAATGATGTTGGGTTTGGCTGTAGGTTTCTGTGGCTTCAGGCAAAAAAGGGGAATTTTCTCCTACACAGTCTGAGAAGAGCCAGAGTTTGCAGCCTGGAGTAGACTATTTGGGAGAGTTAAATATCACCATCAATGTCTTTTTGAGATCTTACACAtttttttgagagagaaaaaacaggTTTATTGTTAAGatagaacaaagacagaataAGAAACAATATGATCTTTGCAAATGTGGCATACTTGTAATTCTGGTTGGCTTTTAATGACACTAATAATACAAACAATTTAATCTGCTATAAGAAGTCAATAATAAGTATTAACATATAGATAATTCATCTCTATTTAAGTGTATTTGTATACAAATGTTTCAAAGGTTACTGATATTAGAAAAACTTGAGAATTAAATAGAATTCAAAGGTACTTATTTCTCAAATTAGAAAGGATAAGCATTTCTGAGGTTATATGATTTAACCTTTTCTCGTGTGGATCTCATTTTTCCTCTCATCATATCATTTATTGGACTCAaacattgaaatattattttctaatcctaaaataacaataaaaataaatttgcctCCACAACCCTTTGTTTTATAAGGACCTGCATTTCCTTTCTACCATATGTGCTTAACTTCACTGAGGCACGTGTAAACAATTCATCATGTATCTCGTGTCCTCACTGTATGATCCTTTCCTCCATCAATTCCTTTAGAATTTTTATCTTTGTAACACTACTGAAAACAATCTCCTCCAACACTCCTGTGATCTATATATTGCCATGATCAAATATAAGTTATTGCTAAGTTTAGtgaatatgaatttaaaataagTAGTATTGGGTATAACTGATAGCTGTATATTCTTCAATTTACCTCTTTATTCTATGATATGCATTAACCATTTTTTGCTTACCTCAACAACCATCACTGGGATCTAGGTTCTGTGAACCACTTGCCCCTGAATCTTTTTGGTCATCCTCTTCCCCAATCAACCTTCGGTGAGTTCATTCCTTAGCAGCATTTATTCCACTGCCTCATTTCCATTGACTGGAATGCTCCAAAGCTAGGTATAGGACCTCTCTTCCCTAGAAGTGGCCTCTCTTTAGATAAACTCATTTGATGCCTTATCTAAATGCTGTCTTTTTGTTGGATTCCCAAATTTAAGTCCTCAGCTATTATCACACATTTATTCTCTAAGTGTATACATATAGGATATATAAAACTGATGCCATTCTtaactaaaaaagtaaaatttggggGCCCTTTCACATGAAAATGCACATTCAAAATTCTCTTCTACAAAACTTCAAATAGCTAAAAGTGCCGTGGTGGCTATGAATGTACTGTTGAACATTCTGTTCATTAACTTCAGAATTAGTTTGgcttgagatttttgttttttcaatttactcatttttaattttttggttttttggccacactagtgatgctcaggggttacttctggctttgttttATGGCTGAGGTTTTATGATTTAACCTTTTATCATGTGGATTTCATCTCTCCTCCCATCATATCATTTATTGTACTCAAACATTGAAATATTATTCCCTCATTCTAAAATAACACTTAAAATAAattgtactcaaagatcactcctggtggtgctccttgagccatatggaatgctaggaatcaaacccagattggctgcatgcaaggcaagcattttagcTATTGCTCTATCCCTCTGTCTCCAGAATTCCTATTCTCTGTGTATAAAATggactatataaaataatattcaagcaTACTCACAAATAAATTTATACAGTGCATATGCAAACATTATGACACTATAAAAGCATATACTCCAATGCTCATAGCAGCATCTGAGATAAGAATCTTTGCCATTCTACTGAAAAGGCAAAAATAGAACATGACATGTCATCAAATGTCCTCATGTTTAAAAGCCATGTGAAGGGCTGAACCCTGACTTTTTGAggctattattttaatgatatcacTTGTGCCAAATTTGCAGtacataattaaaaacatatttttaaaagatattgaaGTTTATGTACTACATTTtaacacttatttttatataaagagaaGCAAGGCAAGGACATAaactctcttctattttattatttcaagcaAACCTTTAAATACACTTCCCACATTCCACTGCCATTTGCTAAATTAAATCAGTTGTTCTCTGGAGAGATTGTTTTAGATTTTAATGTATCTTTTGATGCATCTCTTTTTCAACAATCTTTTCATAATCTTTTCAATAAAAAAGATTAGCCCAAATAATACAATAGTCCCAGACATAATTATGTGTCCAgccaagaaaaaggaaacaagtcAGAAGTAGGTAAAAGAGTTTTCTGAACTTCACTTCACATTGCAAATAGTAGAGACAGTACAGAGCAGAAAGTCTTTTGCTATagaaatttatatagcaaagtttaGACTGTCATATGAGCCATTCTAGACAATCTGGACCTATAGATTTACTTGAGTAAAGTTTGATGAACATTTGTAAATTcaacaaaataagtttttatgtttttttgaacatttgatgattagttatgtgagCCTTATTTAAATCTTGAAGAATCATGCTCTAAATTTTGCTTCCCATAGGGCCCATTTTGGCAGAAATAAAATTGCCAACTGAGGTTTACTATAACaagatataattttatagaaCTTTAATAGACTTAGAAATATGTGTTGTGCTGTATTACATTTAAAGCATTGCATTTGTAATTTACTTGTCATATATTTATCTTCCAGCAAGATTGATTTAACTATTACTGTTGGTGAAATTTACCCATATCTTACTCCCTTATATTTCCTCAATAATTGTTAActctgtgaaaaatattttaaagaagaagacatctttccctttcttcattaCAGCACGTAACATATTAACTGAACAGCACAGCACATACCTTAATCAAAAGAGCAAATTAAAGAAAAGTCAGTGTTCTAGGAATTTAGAAATTGGATTTTAAATTCTCCTTCTAGAAACATGGGTTGAAGTATAGAAAATGTCCAGTCATTTTCTCCCAGGATAAAGGCCATCACAGATGGACAGAAACTCAGAGAAAAATTCATTTGGGTCTTAATCATATGAATCTCAAAGTCCACTTTAACTCTTACCTTTGAGTCACTTAAGATAATTTTCTTTCGCTTCTGAAAAAGGTATACAGGAGatgagaagtttttttttccaggaataaAATTATAAGTATCAAGAATAATTATTTAAAGGTAAGGAAAGTGAGAAAGCCCACTCTCTCAGATGAGCTGTTGAAAAACTTGTAAAGTTGATGTCCTAATGGAATCACTGACTATACTTCAGTTCATGTACTTTCAACATTATGGCATTTATCAAATGAAAAAGTAAATGCTGTAGGGTGGTGGAATATACAGTCAAATGAGGAACAAATGTGTTATAAACTTCTCAAAGTTatagaaagaacagaaaagaaaacaatgccaAGAGAGGTGTCTTTTCTTTGATCTGCAATACTTACAATACTTACAAGTCTACACCTTTAATGTTCGTGGATCTCTGATTGCAAAGGTACCTAAAACACATCAAAAACTATCAAAAACAGAAACATGGGGCCCAAGCAATGGCACAGTGTTaacttgtttgccttgcatatggctgacctaggacggaccttgattcgatcccccagtgtcttatatggtctcccaagccaggagtgatttttgatcacatagtcaggagtgacccctgagtgtcaccgagaatggccctaaaacaaaacaacaacaacaacaaaaatccagaaACCTGAGTTATATAGTAAGGGAAAAATAAGGAGTAGAAGGAAACCTGTAGCCTGAACTTTGCATACATTAACTTCTGgggaaataaaaactataaacattCCTATTATGAATATTAAATCAATCATAaggttgggagaaaaaaaaacatataatgacTTCTCAACACCACAGCCCACTGTTTCTACTGGTGGCTGCATAGATTCATGTACATTTCCCAAAGACATCTGAATCAGTTATTTCCCAATGTAAAAACCAGTATGATTTAAACAGGTTCCAGGATGCTGGTGTGTGAAcgtgggttagctgcatgcaagtccaATGCTTTCCCTTCCTGCTATCAATAGCGCCtgattgaaacattttttaatttgtgcatAGGATCCACttgattttaaaatcattttaggtTTGTgcattattaaatgtattttatatgtacTTAGTCAATATTCTTTCTTATAGAGTTAAGACTTAAGACACAGTATCTtttagggactagagtgatagtactgtggatagagctcttgccttgcatgtggcagaccagttTCATTCCCCAGAGTTCCCCAAGCCTAACAGAATTAATAACTGAACACTCCACCTCCAAAAATGATACATTACTTTTCAAGAAGTCTTACAAGTTAAAACAATGTTTTCCAAGTTTTTGAAGATAGCAAAGTTACTACATAaagtatttctaaataaaatatctaaaatgacTTAGAGATCACTTTTTGTAACAAGTATTTAATATTCTTAATTCCTGTTTACAAGTGTCTAAAATGAACAAGGATTTTTTTGCCtctttaataatacttttttttacattaacTACAGATATTCAGATACAATATACAGTGGTTATccattagtatttttttaattgggatGCAACACTAACAACGTCTATCTATAAAATACAGCCATCATTTTGGTGACTTTACAATTTTATTACGTGTTAAAGTCTAAAAACAATCCTAAAAAATTAGGAAACAATAAAATCCCTTATTCACGTGGACATCCATCTGCATATTGCCACTTTATTCTCAAAGGAAACACAGAGAATATGTTTTTTGTTGAAAACTGGACACACTGCTGATATCCTAAAGGATGGGTAGAAACATGACATTGTGTCACTGATGTATAATGGATCTTTGCAGTTCTCCCTACAAATTAGTAGGAAAATGTCCCGAGGTCAATAATGAAAGATGGGGGTGATCCATAAACCATTTAGATGACAAGTAGCTCAGACTAACACCAACCTCCCCACGCGTGGTAACCAGAAGTTATCTACCCCACAAACGCTTTTAAAAATATGGTACAGTacaaccgcaaaaaaaaaaaaaaaatcaaaacagcacAAACTATTTTTAAGAACTCAAAGAGATCACTAGTGAAGACGTTATCTTAGAGAACTACTTCTTTGGGGGACATCAGGCCACCCGCTTGTAACTCATTgtgaatatttctctttcttcttataAGGGGGGTCAATTCGAATGTACGTTGCCAGGCCATTCTCTGTTCCTTTCTTCAAAGTCTTGCCTttagttcttttcttcttcacaCCCGGGATCTGCAGACTAGTCTCGCCCTCGAGCCACCTTTGCAGTTGGACACTAAATAAATTCCACGTTATATAAGCCTGGATAGTGAAACTGGAGGACAGGACGGCGATTTTGGCAGCTAACACGTTCACGTTCCCAGAGAGAGCATCTGGATCCTGGCTCTTTTCTCCACTCAGGTGAAAGCCAACGGTGACCACAGACACCAGGAGAGTCACCAGCCGGCCCACAATGAACACCACGGCCCACAAGGAAATCTCTTTGCGGAATTTCTCATCGCTGAAGTAGCAGAGGTCGCAGAGGTGGGAGAGGAACTCCACAAAGTAATGCAACATGAGGAGAACCAGGCCCAGGTGGTTCAGATACAAGAGATACGCCCCGGCAATGTGGAAGAGGTGAAGGCCTATGTAGACCAGCTGGCGAGGGAGCTCTTGCTTCTTGGTTCTCTGGAAGTAGAGTTCGGGGAAGGCGTGGAACCAGTACGCCAACTGCGAGATGTAGAAAAACTTCATCTGGAACGTCATCATGTTCTGCGGCTGCGCCTGCCAAATGACGCTGGGCTCCGAGAGGCAGTTTTCCGAGATGAGGATGAAGGTGCCCCAGACGCAAGACACCAGGTAGAAGGCGCTGAACTGGCCCGATTCGTTGAACCGGCTCTGCTTGGCTTTGGGGAACTGCATCCGCCGGTTGAAGCGGTCCAGCACGTAGTCCTGGAACGTGGCGTGCAGGATGATGGCCACGAGCATGTAGAAGAAGACCGTGGCCAGGTCTTTGACGCCGTAGTGGTAGAGGAACCTGGCCGCCGCGGGCTCCGCCGCGTCCCGCGCTGCCGGCGAGGCCACGCCGTGCTGCAGCGTGATGAACACGATCGAGGCCTCCGCGGTGCCTTCGAACATGAGCCCCAGCACGAAGAACATGCCGACGCAGGCCACGAGGTCCGCGTGGTTCTGCACGATGAACTCGTGGCTCAGGACCGGGGGGTTCTTGCTGCCCTTCTTCCGGAACGCCATGGTGGCGCCGCGCCCGGATGACGCACCCTCCGGCGAGCGGCCGCCGCCCGCgccccgcccgccccgccccgcccgggcTGCTCCTGCTCCTCACCGCGCCGCGGACGCCGCTGCAGCTCCCGGGGCTGCGAAGCCCATCCCGCGGCCCCCCGCCCGGCCCGGCCGGGTCGCTGCGGCAGCCCCGCCAGCCAGCCTGCGGAGGCGCGGGCCGAGCGGCACTGAGCATGCGCGCCCGGGCGCGCGGAGGCAGGGCAGGAGACGCGGCGCCGCACCCCGACCCCAGCCGGGTGCCCGCGTCAGGCCCGCGCGCGGCGTGCGGGGCTCTCGCAGGCTCTTCGGTCGGCGGGCGGTCCGGCCGGGAACCGCCAAGTTCAAGGTGCTCCTGCGAGATTTTGTTCTGCGGCGTCTCCGTTCGCCAGCAGGACGAGGCAGGCAGGAACTCTGCGACGCTGAGCCTAAACGCTGCGGAGCCCCAGCGCAGGAGCAAAGCCTTGGAGGGCTCAGGAGCTTGCAGGTGCTGCTCTGCACTAGCCTCGGTGAAGGAGGCCTTTTAGAAAACCCACCGAGGCCGACTGATTCCCTTCTGCTGTTATAACCTCGGCCTTTGGCGGGGATGAGGTGGGATTGGCagaaagagaaactgaggcactcAAAGGATAAATAATATAACCAGTCTGCATCCAGAATAGCAGGATAGGTGCTTAACTACTGGTCTCTAATGGTAAACCAGACAGACCTGGAAATAGTTTAGTGCAGCAACAGCAAAGTGGAAGATAACCCCTTGCCATTAGCAATAATAATCACTGCAGTGGTGATATTCTCTAGTCAAGTGCAACGTCCGTTGCATTTTAAAAAGTCTACGTTGATAGCTGGAAGGAGTCAgtttatatgaaaagaaaagtcTTGACTTCAGAACTCCTAATAGCTCTCTGACACAAGACACCCATATCTCAAAATTATGAACTTTACATAGAAATTTGCTATCAGAAATGAATTGTTCTGTAGCTAAGACTTTTTTgtctattaaaatgaaaatatcatgTTAGTATTCAGTCTCTCACTGAATATGGGGCAATGGATTTCCTTGGTTGCTCCTGTGTCTTTGGAGATCAGAATCCTTAGTGATAGTGAAAACTTTAAGTTTGGACATCAAATTTCAGCAGAAAGGGGTTCCATGGTATACAGAATAGAGCACCAAATAATTTTGAATGGCAATTGCTCTTCATCCTTATTTCTCTACTGCCTCAACCTGCCAAGAGATGGGTTTAACCTGGATAATTTTTTCTTGATTCTGAACAAAATATTCTAATCAACAGACATTATACTCGAATCTCTTATAGAAGTCAAACAATTCTGAACAGGATTTGTTTTAGAAGTGTGCCTGTGTTAAGGAAAAACTACTATATTTCCATGGTGAGAAAActctatttttttggtgttttttttgggggggggggggattcgggcctcacctgtttgat
This window of the Suncus etruscus isolate mSunEtr1 chromosome 14, mSunEtr1.pri.cur, whole genome shotgun sequence genome carries:
- the TRAM1L1 gene encoding translocating chain-associated membrane protein 1-like 1 gives rise to the protein MAFRKKGSKNPPVLSHEFIVQNHADLVACVGMFFVLGLMFEGTAEASIVFITLQHGVASPAARDAAEPAAARFLYHYGVKDLATVFFYMLVAIILHATFQDYVLDRFNRRMQFPKAKQSRFNESGQFSAFYLVSCVWGTFILISENCLSEPSVIWQAQPQNMMTFQMKFFYISQLAYWFHAFPELYFQRTKKQELPRQLVYIGLHLFHIAGAYLLYLNHLGLVLLMLHYFVEFLSHLCDLCYFSDEKFRKEISLWAVVFIVGRLVTLLVSVVTVGFHLSGEKSQDPDALSGNVNVLAAKIAVLSSSFTIQAYITWNLFSVQLQRWLEGETSLQIPGVKKKRTKGKTLKKGTENGLATYIRIDPPYKKKEKYSQ